The sequence ACTGCTTCCTTTGCGGATGTTATATTTTATATCTGATGGTATTTTTTTTATACTCTATTATCTTACACCGTATAGAAAAAAAGTAGTGTTGGCAAATTTGCGTAATTCATTTCCCGAGAAAAATGATACAGAAATAAAGAAGATTGCAAAGGGATTTTACAGACACTTTGTGGATTTAATTGCAGAGAGTATTCGCATGTTCAGCATGTCAGAAAAAGAAGTTTTGCGACGGTTCAGAATTGATGATGTAGCGCTGCATCATCAATTGTATCAAGAGGGGAGAAGTATTATATTAACCGGCGGACATTATAATAATTGGGAAATGCTGGCATTGGCAATTAATCAACAATTACCACATCAGGTTGCTGCGCTTTATACGCCAATGCGGAATACGTTTTTCGATACTACTTTTTTGAAATCACGCAGTAAATTCGGATTATTAATGATACCAAAAAAAAAGGTAAAGGAATTTTTTGAAGACAATACACAAAATTTAACTGCCACTATTTTTGGTGCAGATCAAAGTCCATCTACACACTCTAAAAGTTATTATCGCACCCGGTTTTTAAATCAGGAAACTGCAGTATTGTTTGGTGCTGAAAAATATGCCATGGAATATAATTATCCTGTCGTGTTTATGCATATTCATAAAATAAAACGAGGATATTATAATGCTACTTCTCAAGTAGTGGAACTGTACCCGCAAAATGCAGAATATGGAAGCATTACCAAAAAGCATACAGCATTGCTTGAAAAAGAAATTCAAAACAATCCTGAATTTTGGTTATGGTCGCATAAACGATGGAAGATAAAATTTGAAAAATAAATTGAGTATTGTGAGAATTAATTTTTTATAAGTCATCACTTACAATCTATTTATAATTTACATTTGGGAAAATTTTATTTATGTATAAAGCATTGTTGTTTCTTGCGCTTCCATTGATGTTGATTTTAACCGGTTGTCCTTTGGGTGATGATTATCCTTTGGGAGAAAAATCGGATTCAAAAGTAGATACTTCTATTCTTGGCACTTGGTCAAATGATCTCGATTCCGCCGAAGTTAAAAAGGTGTTGATAGAACCATTGGATGCTGAGAAAGTGAAAGTGACTGTGTTGGAAAAGAGAGAAGCATACGTAGAAGTAGTGGAAGTTTTTTATGGTTGGTTCACAGAAGTAAATAAACAAAAATTTATTTTTCTTCAGGATGTAAATGATGAATCTGCACAATACTATACGTATGGGTATTCTATCAATAAAAAGAAAATGAAAACCTTTGATATGGGTTTCTTAATTGCCTATTTTGAGTCTGTTACCTCCACAGAAGAATATCGTAAAGAAGTAAGTGAACTGCTGAACACATATGATACATTCAGCACCGAGGTGAACTGGAAAAAAGAGAAGTAGAAAAAATAAAATTCCGGGTTCCGCTATTCAGAAAAAATCTTATCGGCATGCAGTGTAGCCTGCTGAATACGTTGCTTGATATTTTTAAGTGGAAGAGGTTTTAGCATTTTTGGCGGATCAATAGCCTCATCAATATCATCAAAATAATTTAGCGCTTTTATTGCAGAAACCGCATTGCTATTCGGATATTTATTTGTGTAAAAACCAAGCATTTGATTGAGCGAAAATTCTGTTAGCAAAACATACACATCAATAAAATCTTTTATACGCTGACCACTATTCACAATTGCATTGAGTTTCATTGCCGCAATATCCTGCTTTGAAAGAAAGGTAATGCCTTCCTCTGTTATGGGTGGCAAAACATATGGATAAGGATGTGAAATAAAATCAACTTTAATGTTATTGATAAAGCAAATGATGGTATTGGTTCTAACAAATATTACTCTGTAATTAAATCTTGATTCTAATAATGAAATAATTTGAAAATATTCAAAACTGTTTTGAGTAAATAAATCAATAGAGGTGCGATGTCCGAGTT is a genomic window of Bacteroidota bacterium containing:
- a CDS encoding nucleotidyl transferase AbiEii/AbiGii toxin family protein, with the protein product MLHKDSMIIAPETFTLIQQLQTILEFNDFKLGGGIALALQLGHRTSIDLFTQNSFEYFQIISLLESRFNYRVIFVRTNTIICFINNIKVDFISHPYPYVLPPITEEGITFLSKQDIAAMKLNAIVNSGQRIKDFIDVYVLLTEFSLNQMLGFYTNKYPNSNAVSAIKALNYFDDIDEAIDPPKMLKPLPLKNIKQRIQQATLHADKIFSE